The DNA segment TTGGCCATGAAATGCATATCCGCGTACTCACCATCCCTAAATCCGTATTGCTATGCGGTTCCCGCTATTTTGAAACCCTTTTTTGTATAGCGCTATCGCTTGCTGGTTGTCGGTATACAGCACCCGTTCTACACAACGAACCCCAACCAGTTTCACGCAAGGTTGCGCATAGCCCCCAACAATTTTGAGCCAATCCCACACGATTGATGCTCTTCGCTGACCGCCATGCTCCTATTTGAAAGCTGTTTTCGCCTTGGATTTGAAAACACTTCCATGCCAATCTGCCCTGCGACCTCTCCTCCATTGACAGCTACCAAGCCAAAGAA comes from the Microbulbifer sp. MI-G genome and includes:
- a CDS encoding GNAT family N-acetyltransferase, with protein sequence MAPWQKRLGDLPQNFFGLVAVNGGEVAGQIGMEVFSNPRRKQLSNRSMAVSEEHQSCGIGSKLLGAMRNLA